In Thermoanaerobaculia bacterium, the genomic stretch CCGTTCGCTTGCGGCCAGGTCTGCAGTCGGCCGCTGCCCGTCGCGGACGAGTGAAAGGCGAGTCGCCCCCAGGAGTAGAACGCGGAGGGGCCGACCGGGGCCGCGCTGGCAGCCTGCATGCAGAGCAGCCGCTGTTGGAGGCTGCAGGTGTGGCCCGATCCCCCGGCGTCGGTCCAGGATATTCCGGTGCCCGCGGTTGAGCCAATACTGGCCTGGTCGCCGGAATCGCCGCTCGTCCAGTCCTCGCACGCGTTGCCGAAGCCGTCATCGTTCGTGCCGTCCTGCTTGGTGCCGGTCCAGTATTCGTCCTGCACGACCGCAGCGCCGGTCTCGAGGACCTGGGCGGGAGTAAAGACCTGGTAGTGGGGGCTCAGCAACAATGGAATTTGTGCGGCGAAGATCCGGGGCTGCGCGCCCTCTATGAGAAACCAGGGGCCGGCTGCGGCCGGTAGAGTGGCCTGGCCGCAGTCGTCGGCGACCTTTCCGAACAGACCGTGGACGCGACAGTACGCGTCGCTCGCCGAGTCCGAGAGCCAGGCGCGATAGCTGGTGGGATTGCCCAACCCGGCCGACTGTGCGAGCGAGACGCAGATGGCGTCGCCGGCATCGATTCCGATCGCGCTCCCGGCCTGTGGCCAGGAGCCGAGATCGCCGCTGCCCATGGCCGAGGAGAGAAAGGCGCGGAGGCCCTGGGACGGCGTGGCAGCCAGCGACAGCAGGACGAAAACTGCGGCGTATTGGTGTTTGTTGTTCATCGAGAGCTCCCCCTCCTTGGTGGTGACTGCCTTCGCGCTCGGTGTCATCCGGTCCCTTCATGCTGACCGTCACCAGCGCGCCGAAAGGGACAGAGCGGCGTCGTCGGGGCGCGCCGCGGGCGGGCGGTAGACTCCCTCGTCGAGGACTGGCGCAAGGCTGAGCCGAATAATCCCCGCTAGGAGCGGATGTGGGAGCTGTTCCACCAGGCCCTCGAGCGGCCGAAGGAGGAGCGCCACACTTTCTCGAATGCCCACTGCGGTGACGACCCCGACCTCGGCCGCCAGGGCGTCTTTCTTCGCCGCGGCTTGGGTGTGTTCGAGTCTCCAGAGCTACCTTCGCAAGAGGCGCGGCGATATGGCGCCGAAGATCGGAGCCGCGCGGGGAACGCTCTCGGCGCGGCGGCCGAGCACTTCGGTTCAGATGGGGGCGGTCTATACTCTTGGTATATGCCAAGAAGGGAGACCCATGACCACTACTGCCAAGCTGTTCAAGAACGGACGCAGCCAGGCCGTGCGCCTGCCGCGCGAGTTCAGGTTCGAAGGAGATGAGGTAAGAATACGCCGCGCCGGGCGTGGAGTGCTCGTGGAGCCGATGTTCACGGACGTCTCGAAGTGGTTCGCGGAATTGGACCGCCTGAGCGCCGGGCCCTTCATGCCGGAAGGCCGCCAGCAGCCATCCACCCCACGGCGTGGCGTCTTCGATGACGACCTACCTGCTTGATACGAACGCCTGCATCGCGCTGATCAACGGCACGGAGGCCAACGTCCGACGCCGATTCCAGCGCGCCGTGGCCCGCGACAGCGTGGTTCTGCTGTCGTCGATCGTGGCGTTCGAGCTCTGGTATGGAGTCGCGAAGAGCCCGCGGAAGGACAGCAACAGGCAGCGACTCGAGGCTTTCTTCGCTGGTCCACTCGAGTGGACTCTGTTCGACGAAGACGACGCGCAGGCCGCTGGAACCGTACGCGCCGAGTTGGAGGCCTCAGGAACACCGATCGGCGCTTACGACGTCCTCCTGGCGGGGCAAGCCCGGCGACGGGGCGCAATCCTCGTCACTTCCAACACGAAGGAGTTCGTCCGCGTGGACGGTTTGAAGCGGGAGGACTGGGCAGTCTCTCGGCGCTAGAACAGGGCACCCGGCATGGACCTCATCTCGGGCCCGGTCGATCAGACGTCGTCGTCCGAGGCCAAGATTGCCCACTTCCGATCCCTCTTTCGCGGTCGAGACGACATCTACCCTCGCCGGTTCG encodes the following:
- a CDS encoding AbrB/MazE/SpoVT family DNA-binding domain-containing protein, whose protein sequence is MTTTAKLFKNGRSQAVRLPREFRFEGDEVRIRRAGRGVLVEPMFTDVSKWFAELDRLSAGPFMPEGRQQPSTPRRGVFDDDLPA
- a CDS encoding type II toxin-antitoxin system VapC family toxin, encoding MTTYLLDTNACIALINGTEANVRRRFQRAVARDSVVLLSSIVAFELWYGVAKSPRKDSNRQRLEAFFAGPLEWTLFDEDDAQAAGTVRAELEASGTPIGAYDVLLAGQARRRGAILVTSNTKEFVRVDGLKREDWAVSRR